The genome window CATCGCGACACTCGACTTGAGGCTGAGATCATCATGCTGACCACGTAAGCCTAAGGCTGTTGCGAATGAGGGTCTGGCAGCAACGACAGGTTCGGCTGTACGCGTTACTGTAGTGCGAACTGTTTTAGGCTTCTTAGGTGCTTTTGCCGTCTTTTTGGTATCGGATTTTGTAGAGACTTTTACTGCTTTGGCGGGCTTGGTCGACTGAGTATCTTTGCTGACAGCGCATGCCTGATTGGAAATAGTGACGCCAAATGAAGTCAGGGCTACAAAAGCTAAGAGCCAAAATCGATTCATGCGCATCCCAAATTGCCTTCCAAAACTTTTAACATACCGAATGATAAATAACTTTTATGTAAGCACTGCGGATATTTGGCAGCGCGCGTATAAATATGCCTAAATTTAGTGCACACTTATTCAGCAATGGTCGCCACTGAATTCGATTGGCGGGCATTCACGAGAACTACACCTGTCATGGTTAGCGCCAAGCCGCCTGCCATCATCATTGTGAAAGGCTCATCAAATAGCAGCCAAGCCATTGCCGCGGTTGTCGGAGGTGTGAGATAAAGCAAGCTGGTTACCTTAGTAGCCGCACCCTTACGAATCATCATAAATAGCAAACTTATCGAGCCAATGGATAAGGGGAAAATCGCCCATAGCAATGCACCGACAACGGAAGCATTCCAGACCATCACCCCACTTTCGAAGTAATACATGCAAACGAAACAGAGCACAGCAGATACGCCAAACTGAATAGAGGATCCTGCCCGCAGATCAAACACTGGGCAGAACTTCTTTTGATAGAGCGTTCCGAAAGTAATCGAGAGTAAAGCCGCAAACGCAAGGATGTAACTTAGCACTGGTATGTGGGCGAAGCCGATTTTCTCGGCCACCACCAGTGCAACCCCAGTGAAACCAAACGCAAGCCCAATCCACTGCCTCTTGGTGACTTTTTCAGAAACCCAAGCCGCGAACCAAGCGGTCAGTATTGGCTGAAGACCCACAATAATGGCCACAAGTCCAGCAGTCATTCCAAGTCTGACGGCAAACCAAACGCCCAATAAATAACCAAATTGGAGCAATAAGCCAGCAACAGCAATATGCTTCATTTGTGACCAACTTGGCCAAGTGATCTTCCAGACTAGGCTGAGGCAAGCCATGGCCATTAAAACCCCTGCAAAACGCCAAAATAAGAAAGTGGCTGGCTCGACATAGGGCATTGCCATCCGAGCGATAACGAAGCCTGTACTCCAAATTAATACGAAGAATGGTGCAATTAGGCTATCGAGCTTCAATTTCATAGATTTGATATCAAAAAAAAATGGGGCTTTATTTAAATGAGCCCTGATTTTAGGTCTTTTGCGTTCTTGCCATGCCCCAAATATCATGTGAAGACTTATAAGCTCTTAGGCCAATTTTATGTTGCATTGCAGCATAAATTATTTATAATGGATCCATCAATAATCTAGTTCACACTGTTTCATAAGAAGTGCAAAATGAATTGAGTCCACAGGAAAGGGATTGAAATGAACTTAACGCCAGAACAAATTGCTGCAGCACAGAAGGCTAACTTAGAGACCTTAAGTGGACTCACAAATCAAGCCCTTCAAAGCATTGAGAAATTGGTTGAATTGAATATGCACATCGCCAAGCAAAGCTTGAGCGAAAGCATGACCAGCGCTAAGAAAGCCTTGGAAGTAAAAGACATTCAACAATTATTAGCTCACCAAGCCGAAGCTGTTCAGCCAATGGCTGAAAAAATTATGGCATATAGCCGCCATTTATATGAATTGGCCCATGAAACACAAGCCAGTTTTACTAAGTCTGCCGAGAAAGAATTACAAGCAGGCCACAAGAAAATCAATGCCTTGGTTGAAGATTGGACCAAGAATGCCCCAGCAGGATCTGATGCCGCTGTTAATGCAATGAAGCAAGCCATTGCCTCTGCTAACAATGTATTTGAAACTAGCCAAAAAGCTGTCAAGCATGCAGTTGAAGTTGCTCAAACTAATTTAAGCAACGCAAGCAATACAGTAGCAAACTCAGTCAAGACAGCTAGCAAGCCAGCAAGTAAAACTAGCAAGAAAAAGTAATCCAGTTTTAGTCTGCGCTGACAAAGAAAAATCCCTGACATGTCAGGGATTTTTTTATTGTAGAAAAAATATTCTAGAATTAGTTCGCCTTCTTTTTAACCGGCGGTAAATCTGTGCAATGGCCATGAGCAGCTTCCGCAGCCAGACCAACAGATTCACCCAAAGTAGGATGTGGATGAATGGTTTTACCAATATCCACAGCATCGGCACCCATCTCAATAGCAAGACATACTTCGCCAATCAAATCACCGGCATGAGTACCAACAATACCGCCACCGATGATGCGCTTGCTTGTCGCATCAAAAATGAGCTTGGTAAAGCCCTCGTCGCGACCATTGGCAATCGCTCGACCGCTAGCTGCCCATGGGAATAACCCCTTTTCATAGGCAATACCTTGAGCTTTGCACTGCTCTTCGGTTAAACCGGCCCATGCTACCTCTGGATCCGTATACGCAACAGAAGGAATTTGCTTGGCGTCGAAGTAAGACTTTTCACCAGCAGCAGCTTCTGCAGCTACGTGGCCTTCATGCACAGCTTTGTGAGCTAGCATGGGTTGACCGACGATATCGCCAATCGCAAAGATATTGTTAACGTTGGTACGCATCTGCTCATCAACAGCGATAAAGCCACGTTCATCAACGATGACTCCGGCTGCTGCGGCATCAATCTTCTTACCGTTCGGCGTGCGCCCTACTGCAACCAATACTAAGTCGTAGGACTGTGGTTCAGCTGGGGCATTTTCACCCTCGAAAGAAACTTGAATGCCATCGGACTTCACTTCTGCTTTCGCGGCGCGAGTCTTGAGCATGATTTTTTCAAATCGGCCGGCGTTAAATTTCTCCCAGACTTTTTCTAAATCGCGATCAGCGCCTGCCATCAAGCCATCCATCATCTCGGCAATATCAATGCGTGAGCCTAATGTGCTGTAAACGGTCGCCATCTCCAAGCCAATAATGCCGCCACCAATGACTAGCATGCGCTTTGGAATACTCTTGAGTAGTAATGCGCCGGTGCTATCGACAATGCGCGGATCTTCCGGAAGAAACGGCAATTTCACGGGCTGGCTACCTGCAGCAATAATTGCCTTCTGAAAACGAATCACTTCCTTTTGACCCGTGAGATCTTGACCATCACCGCTAGTTAATTGCACTTCCACATGATTGGCATCTAGAAAATGACCGAGGCCGCGTACGACTTTGACTTTGCGCGCTTTTGCCATGCCAGCTAATCCGCCGGTCAATTTAGCAATGACTGAATCTTTATATCCACGAAGTTGATCAATCTCAATTTTTGGCGCGCCGTAGCTAATACCGTGCTTAGACATAGTCTTCACTTCATCCATCACCGCAGTAGTGTGAAGCAGCGCCTTAGATGGAATGCATCCGACATTCAAGCAGACACCACCTAAAGTAGCGTAGCGTTCCACTAATACTGTATTCATACCCAAATCTGCGCTACGGAATGCGGCGCTGTAACCACCGGGGCCTGCACCTAATACGAGCACTTCACATTCATGATCTACTTTGCCACTGTATTGACCGGCAATGGGAGCTGCTACAGGAGCAACCGTTGCCGGAGCTAGGGCTGCAGCCTGCGCTACAGGAGCAGGAGCTGGTGAGGATGCACTTGCACCAACTTCAATTTCAGCCACAACACTACCCTTGCCTACTTTATCGCCAGCTTTTACAGCAATACTCAGGACGGTACCAGCCGCATCAGCAGGCACTTCCATAGTGGCCTTGTCAGACTCAAGAACAAGCAATGGCTGCTCTTTCTCAATCACATCACCAACCTTAATTAATACTTCAATGACAGGAACGTCGGTGTAGTCACCAATATCCGGGACGAGAATCGTTTGCTTAGCCATTTTTTTCCTTACAGCGCTGCGCGACGGAAGTCGGACATAAGTTGAGCAATATAGGCATTAAAGCGTGTAGCCAAAGCACCATCAATCACACGATGGTCCGCACTCAATGACAGCGGGCAAATCAAGCGTGGCGCGAACTGCTTACCATCCCAGACCGGCTTCATGGCGGCCTTGCTCACACCCAGAATAGCAACTTCAGGCGCATTCACAATCGGTGAGAAATAGGTTCCGCCAATACCGCCCAAGGAAGAAATCGTGAAGCTAGCGCCCTGCATTTGCTCTGGCTTTAATTTGCCATCACGCGCAAGCGCAGCCAATTCTGAAGTTTCACGGGCTAACTCGAAAATGCCTTTCTTATCCGCATCACGAATTACCGGCACCACTAAACCGTTCGGCGTATCTGCAGCAAATGCGATATTGAAATACTTCTTCAATACCAGATCGTCGCCATCTAATGAGCTATTGAATTCTGGATATTTCTTCAGGGCTGCAACTGCCGCCTTCATGAGGAAGGCCAGCATCGTAATCTTGACACCCTGCTTTTCATTCTCTTTATTGGTGAGTACGCGGAATGCTTCTAAATCGGTGATATCCGCATCTTCGTGATATGTCACCGCAGGAATCATGACCCAATTGCGGCCCAAGTTCGCCGCAGTGAGCTTCTTGATGCGATTCAATGGCTGACGTTCTGTTTCTCCAAATTTGGAGAAATCCACTTTGGGCCAAGGAATCAGATTCAAGCCGCCCAAGCTGCCGCCTGGAGCATTGGAGGGGCTACCAGCTCCACCACTCATTGCAGCTTTAACAAAGGCTTGGACATCCTCTTGAGTAATACGCCCTTTTGGACCGCTACCCTTGACTTGATGAACAGCGACGCCGAGTTCGCGCGCAAATTTACGCACTGAAGGACTTGCATGGCTAGCGGTTGGATCCACCTCTACCGGCACATTCACCACTGGAGGTGGTGCGGGTGCACGAACAATCGGAGGTTCAACCTGGGGTGCTGATTTTGCTGCTGGAGCTGGTATTGTTTCCGCTTTAGCAGGGGCAGCTTGTGCTGGGGCTGAAGCTGATGCGCCACTCTCTTCCAGAATGAGCACTACGGCACCTTCTGAAATAGAGTCACCGACTTTAACTTTCACTTCTTTCACGATGCCAGAGTGTGAAGAAGGCACATCCATCGTGGCCTTATCCGATTCAAGCACCACAATAGACTGCTCTTTTTCAACATGATCACCCGCCTTTACTAATACTTCAATGACGGGTACATCTTTATAGTCCCCAATATCCGGGACTTTGATATCAATTAATTGGCTCATATTGTCAGTCTCTTATCAAACCGTCATTGGGTTTGGTTTAGTAGTGTCGATGTCGTATTTCTTAATTGCCTCGGCAAGCTTTTGGCGATCCAGTTGACCTGCATCCACCAAAGAACGCAAGGCTGTTAATACAACCCAGCGGCGATCCACCTCAAAGAAGTCACGTAGTTTTTCACGTGTATCTGAGCGTCCAAAGCCATCGGTACCAAGCACCTCAAAGCGGCGACCCATATGCTGAATCGCTGGACGAATTTGCTCAGCAAACAAGCGAACATAGTCGGTTGCAGCAATCACAGGACCACTCGTGTCTTTTAAGCATTTCTCGACATGAGACAAGCTTGGCGCAGCTGTTGGATTGAGAAGGTTGTTGCGATGAACCGCAGTCCAATCACGGCCCAACTCTGTAAAGCTTGGGCAGCCCCACAAGTCAGAAGCGATACCCCAATCTTTGTGTAAGATTTCAGCGGCCTCAATAACCTCACGGAAGATCGTGCCAGAGCCTAATAGCTGCACGCGCAATTTCGCATTGGCATCGCCAACAGATTTCAGCTTGTACATACCTTTAATGATGTCTTGCTCAGCACCTTTTGGCATCGCTGGATGAGCGTAGTTCTCATTCATTAAAGTGATGTAATAGTAGACATCCTCTTGATCGGCAAGCATACGGCGCATACCATCTTGAATCACGACCGCTACTTCAAATGAGAATGAAGGGTCGTAGCTAATACAGTTCGGGATTGCCGCACTCCACACTTGACTATGACCATCTTCATGCTGAAGACCTTCACCATTTAAGGTAGTTCTACCAGCCGTACCACCTAATAAGAAACCGCGACTACGCATGTCACCCGCAGCCCAGCACAAATCGCCGATGCGTTGGAAACCAAACATCGAGTAGAAGATGTAGAACGGCAACATCGGAACACCGTGAGTGGAGTATGAAGTCGCCGCAGCGATCCAATCACACATACCGCCAGCCTCGTTAATACCTTCCTGCAAAATCTGACCTGTTTTGTCCTCTTTATAGAACATCAATTGATCATGATCTTCTGGGGTGTAAAGCTGACCCAATTGATTCCAAATACCCAATTGACGGAACATGCCTTCCATACCGAAAGTACGTGACTCATCGGGAACGATCGGTACAACACGTTTACCCAATACTTTGTCGCGAACAATGGTGTTGAGCATGCGCACAAAAGCCATTGTGGTTGAGATCTCACGACCCTCTGAGGTTGCTTCTAACAAAGGTGCAAATACATCGAGTGCAGGAACAGGCAGGCTCTCGGCCTTCATACGACGCTGTGGCAAATAACCACCTAATTCTTGACGACGCGCCTTCATGTATTCCAACTCTGGGCTGCCTTCAGCAAACTTCACCAATGGCATTTCATCAAGCTGCTCATCCTTTACGGGGATCTCAAAGCGATCACGGAAGCGACGCACGTCATCCGCATTCATTTTCTTCGCTTGGTGGGCAATATTCATCGCCTCACCAGAGCCACCCATGCCATAACCTTTAATGGTGTGAGCCAAAATAACAGTTGGTTGATTTGGATGATTTACAGCCGCATGAAATGCCGCAAAAACTTTATGCGGATCATGCCCGCCACGGTTTAGCTGCCAAATCTCTTCATCACTCCAATCACTGACCAAGGCTTTTAATTCTGGAGTATTAAATACCGTCTCGCGAACATAGGCGCCATTCTTGGCCTTCATTGTTTGGTATTCACCGTCAACAATTTCGCCAAGGCGCTGCATCAAAATGCCCTTCTTGTCGCGGGCAAATAAGGCATCCCAATGACCACCCCACACTACCTTGATGACATTCCAGCCGGCGCCACGGAACTCACCCTCGAGCTCTTGAATAATCTTTCCGTTTCCACGAACGGGGCCATCGAGGCGCTGTAGATTGCAGTTAACTACAAAGATGAGGTTGTCGAGTTTTTCACGACCAGCCATACCGATTGCACCAAGAGATTCCGGCTCATCGGTTTCACCATCACCCAGGAAGGCCCAAACCTTACGACCTTCAGCTTTAATGAAGCCACGATCTTGCAAGTAGCGCATAAAGCGCGCTTGGTAAATCGCCATGATCGGGCCAAGACCCATAGACACAGTTGGGAACTGCCAGAAATCCGGCATCAACCAAGGGTGTGGATAACTAGAAATACCTTTGCCACCAACCTCTTGTCTAAAGTTATTTAATTGATCTTCAGCCAAACGGCCCAACATATAGGCGCGCGCATAGACGCCTGGTGCTGAGTGACCCTGTACAAAGATGAGGTCTCCGCCATGCTCTGGTGATGGAGCATGCCAGAAGTGGTTGAAGCCGACGTCATACAAAGTGGCAGCAGATTGGAAAGAAGAAATGTGACCGCCAACGTTGGTCTCTTTATTGGCACGCAATACCATTGCCATGGCATTCCAACGGGTATATGAACGAATGCGATGTTCTACATTCTGGTCACCTGGCAAGCGCGCTTGCTGCTCAACCGGAATGGTATTGATGTAAGGCGTTTCGGCATGAAATGGTTGATTAACGCCATTCACGCGTGCA of Polynucleobacter sp. AP-Nino-20-G2 contains these proteins:
- the lpdA gene encoding dihydrolipoyl dehydrogenase; its protein translation is MAKQTILVPDIGDYTDVPVIEVLIKVGDVIEKEQPLLVLESDKATMEVPADAAGTVLSIAVKAGDKVGKGSVVAEIEVGASASSPAPAPVAQAAALAPATVAPVAAPIAGQYSGKVDHECEVLVLGAGPGGYSAAFRSADLGMNTVLVERYATLGGVCLNVGCIPSKALLHTTAVMDEVKTMSKHGISYGAPKIEIDQLRGYKDSVIAKLTGGLAGMAKARKVKVVRGLGHFLDANHVEVQLTSGDGQDLTGQKEVIRFQKAIIAAGSQPVKLPFLPEDPRIVDSTGALLLKSIPKRMLVIGGGIIGLEMATVYSTLGSRIDIAEMMDGLMAGADRDLEKVWEKFNAGRFEKIMLKTRAAKAEVKSDGIQVSFEGENAPAEPQSYDLVLVAVGRTPNGKKIDAAAAGVIVDERGFIAVDEQMRTNVNNIFAIGDIVGQPMLAHKAVHEGHVAAEAAAGEKSYFDAKQIPSVAYTDPEVAWAGLTEEQCKAQGIAYEKGLFPWAASGRAIANGRDEGFTKLIFDATSKRIIGGGIVGTHAGDLIGEVCLAIEMGADAVDIGKTIHPHPTLGESVGLAAEAAHGHCTDLPPVKKKAN
- the aceE gene encoding pyruvate dehydrogenase (acetyl-transferring), homodimeric type gives rise to the protein MAAVPDQILGSAGKQDADPGETQEWLQALDGVIRNEGPARAAYLIDQQISHARVNGVNQPFHAETPYINTIPVEQQARLPGDQNVEHRIRSYTRWNAMAMVLRANKETNVGGHISSFQSAATLYDVGFNHFWHAPSPEHGGDLIFVQGHSAPGVYARAYMLGRLAEDQLNNFRQEVGGKGISSYPHPWLMPDFWQFPTVSMGLGPIMAIYQARFMRYLQDRGFIKAEGRKVWAFLGDGETDEPESLGAIGMAGREKLDNLIFVVNCNLQRLDGPVRGNGKIIQELEGEFRGAGWNVIKVVWGGHWDALFARDKKGILMQRLGEIVDGEYQTMKAKNGAYVRETVFNTPELKALVSDWSDEEIWQLNRGGHDPHKVFAAFHAAVNHPNQPTVILAHTIKGYGMGGSGEAMNIAHQAKKMNADDVRRFRDRFEIPVKDEQLDEMPLVKFAEGSPELEYMKARRQELGGYLPQRRMKAESLPVPALDVFAPLLEATSEGREISTTMAFVRMLNTIVRDKVLGKRVVPIVPDESRTFGMEGMFRQLGIWNQLGQLYTPEDHDQLMFYKEDKTGQILQEGINEAGGMCDWIAAATSYSTHGVPMLPFYIFYSMFGFQRIGDLCWAAGDMRSRGFLLGGTAGRTTLNGEGLQHEDGHSQVWSAAIPNCISYDPSFSFEVAVVIQDGMRRMLADQEDVYYYITLMNENYAHPAMPKGAEQDIIKGMYKLKSVGDANAKLRVQLLGSGTIFREVIEAAEILHKDWGIASDLWGCPSFTELGRDWTAVHRNNLLNPTAAPSLSHVEKCLKDTSGPVIAATDYVRLFAEQIRPAIQHMGRRFEVLGTDGFGRSDTREKLRDFFEVDRRWVVLTALRSLVDAGQLDRQKLAEAIKKYDIDTTKPNPMTV
- a CDS encoding DMT family transporter, with amino-acid sequence MKLKLDSLIAPFFVLIWSTGFVIARMAMPYVEPATFLFWRFAGVLMAMACLSLVWKITWPSWSQMKHIAVAGLLLQFGYLLGVWFAVRLGMTAGLVAIIVGLQPILTAWFAAWVSEKVTKRQWIGLAFGFTGVALVVAEKIGFAHIPVLSYILAFAALLSITFGTLYQKKFCPVFDLRAGSSIQFGVSAVLCFVCMYYFESGVMVWNASVVGALLWAIFPLSIGSISLLFMMIRKGAATKVTSLLYLTPPTTAAMAWLLFDEPFTMMMAGGLALTMTGVVLVNARQSNSVATIAE
- the aceF gene encoding dihydrolipoyllysine-residue acetyltransferase, which produces MSQLIDIKVPDIGDYKDVPVIEVLVKAGDHVEKEQSIVVLESDKATMDVPSSHSGIVKEVKVKVGDSISEGAVVLILEESGASASAPAQAAPAKAETIPAPAAKSAPQVEPPIVRAPAPPPVVNVPVEVDPTASHASPSVRKFARELGVAVHQVKGSGPKGRITQEDVQAFVKAAMSGGAGSPSNAPGGSLGGLNLIPWPKVDFSKFGETERQPLNRIKKLTAANLGRNWVMIPAVTYHEDADITDLEAFRVLTNKENEKQGVKITMLAFLMKAAVAALKKYPEFNSSLDGDDLVLKKYFNIAFAADTPNGLVVPVIRDADKKGIFELARETSELAALARDGKLKPEQMQGASFTISSLGGIGGTYFSPIVNAPEVAILGVSKAAMKPVWDGKQFAPRLICPLSLSADHRVIDGALATRFNAYIAQLMSDFRRAAL
- a CDS encoding phasin family protein; this translates as MNLTPEQIAAAQKANLETLSGLTNQALQSIEKLVELNMHIAKQSLSESMTSAKKALEVKDIQQLLAHQAEAVQPMAEKIMAYSRHLYELAHETQASFTKSAEKELQAGHKKINALVEDWTKNAPAGSDAAVNAMKQAIASANNVFETSQKAVKHAVEVAQTNLSNASNTVANSVKTASKPASKTSKKK